In Nomia melanderi isolate GNS246 chromosome 5, iyNomMela1, whole genome shotgun sequence, a single genomic region encodes these proteins:
- the LOC116435132 gene encoding glycogen debranching enzyme isoform X2, with product MYCLSNTVNIIQMTQLKAITENMTEHTSSSQSLDSEQIRVLTLNNGEHLDGILYRLKKGWRVEFRLGASLLGKTLDLFINHPLEKNQKFERHTYYPLEWSNETASICLSLAGSFHYYLTDPNSEGVKPIASGYLLVDPELKIGELGETLPLDCIQCQTVLAKCLGPFSTWEDKLLVARNSGYNVVHFTPIQELGFSKSSYSLSDQLKLNPSFNDDDKLVTFDDIEELTNKMRNEWNMLSICDIVLNHTANESPFLVSHPECTYNCLNSPHLRPAYILDATLFELTVQVAAGEWEFKGIPSVVETEEHLNSIRHALHTYFLPLVKIQELYIVDINETIAEFLNLARNQMPQDITEPILEDIKVIRDPKFRRLKATINMQLALQKYNVYRADCFDEETRLKRCAEDLRKKLQELNDVIINEVQNHLNAAIENTIAGIRYFRVQPDGPKLKEISERNPLVPRYFTDYGAPQTLSERETTMYSDAGCYLMVHNGWVMNGDPLKNFADPDSNVYIRRELIAWGDSVKLRYGDKPEDCPFLWQHMTSYVEQTAKIFDGIRLDNCHSTPIPVAEYMLDVARRVRPDLYVVAELFTNSDQKDNIFVNRLGITSLIREAMSAWDSHEEGRLVYRYGGEPVGAFMQPRKRPLVPSIAHALFLDLTHDNPSPAEKRSIFDLLPSAALVSMAACASGSNRGYDELIPHHIHVVDETRQYASWTDDEDLIDGVGLVGLKTGIIAGKKALNELHYNLGQQKFSQVFVDQMDSDIVAVTRHSPTTHDSVVLVAFTAFKHPDPNANDLRRHVKPLRVEGVVEEIILEASLSHVGVKNGTSPFHYPEKYTQDETYINGLSEYVLSLKEHIQICDSEALEKVDSGDPKITQLNFVNFQPGSIIAIRVSLHANIKPALAKLHNTISIITSSKSSDLRVLASRMDLVDLNKALYRCDQEERDETSNRFGVYDIPGYGPLVYAGLQGIISLLADIRPNNDLGHPMCINLRQGNWLIDYTWQRLKEDDGTRSLGEWLEEATEPFKLIPRYLVPSYFDVIIVNVYMILLEQCYSLMSSFVKDGSTFIKMLSLISIQMAAVVKSAPLPDLSPNLDSPKPTIKQYNGESEQLCMTLSAGLPHFTTGYMRNWGRDTFISLRGLLILTGRHVEARFIILGYAGTLRHGLIPNLLDKGKNARYNCRDSLWWWLYTIQCYIQEVPNGLKILTDKVSRLFPTDDSPALPAGQVDQPLHDIIQEALSTHFQGLCFRERNAGRQIDEQMTDRGFNNQIGVHPETGFIFGGNDANCGTWMDKMGSSEKAGNKGKPATPRDGSAVEIVGLSKSILSFLAELYKQNLFPYGSVQRKNRDGSVVTWSYKQWADKISLNFEKYFYVNETPTENELKPELIHRRGIFKDSHGATQAWADYQLRPNFPIAMVVAPELFNPQHAWTALKKVEEILLGPLGMKTLDPADWAYNGYYDNSNDSGDTKLAHGWNYHQGPEWVWPMGYFLRARLYFAPLVGGKEELLRTIESTETILSRHFIEASTNHWRGLPELTNKDGEYCKDSCRTQAWSASAILEVLYDLDKTKRELRSEEVERAN from the exons ATGTATTGTCTTAGTAACACAGTTAATATAATCCAAATGACCCAATTGAAG GCAATAACCGAGAATATGACAGAACATACGTCATCGTCTCAAAGTTTGGACTCTGAACAGATAAGAGTCTTAACTTTAAATAATGGAGAACATCTTGATGGTATACTATATAGATTAAAGAAAG GATGGAGAGTGGAATTTCGATTAGGCGCTTCTTTGCTTGGGAAGACACTTGATCTATTTATAAATCATCCTTTggagaaaaatcaaaaatttgaGAGACATACATATTACCCATTAGAATGGTCAAATGAGACAGCTAGTATATGTTTATCTTTAGCTGGTTCATTTCATTATTACCTTACAGATCCTAA TTCCGAAGGTGTAAAACCAATTGCTTCTGGATACTTGCTAGTTGATCCAGAACTTAAAATTGGAGAACTTGGAGAGACCCTACCATTAGATTGTATTCAGTGTCAAACTGTTTTGGCCAAATGTTTAGGACCTTTTTCCACATGGGAAGATAAGCTTTTAGTAGCTCGGAATTCTGGATACAATGTAGTCCACTTTACACCTATTCAG GAATTGGGGTTCTCTAAATCATCTTATAGTCTTAgcgatcaattaaaattaaatcctTCCTTTAACGATGACGATAAACTAGTTACATTCGACGATATTGAAGAACTCACGAATAAAATGCGTAATGAATGGAAC ATGTTAAGTATATGTGATATCGTGCTGAATCACACAGCCAACGAAAGTCCTTTCTTAGTATCCCATCCGGAATGTAcatataattgtttaaatagTCCTCATTTGCGTCCTGCATACATTTTGGATGCGACATTATTTGAATTGACAGTGCAAGTAGCTGCTGGGGAATGGGAATTTAAGGGTATTCCTTCAGTAGTCGAAACTGAAGAACACCTAAAC tCAATTCGTCATGCACTTCATACATATTTTCTACCTCTTGTGAAAATACAAGAATTATATATAGTAGACATTAATGAAACTATTGCTGAATTTTTAAACTTGGCACGAAATCAGATGCCTCAAGACATTACTGAACCGATATTGGAAGACATCAAAGTGATAAGAGACCCAAAATTCCGTAGATTAAAGGCAACTATAAATATGCAACTAGCATtacaaaaatacaatgtatacag AGCTGACTGTTTTGATGAAGAAACTCGTCTAAAACGTTGCGCAGAAGATTTAAGGAAAAAGTTACAGGAACTGAACGACGTAATCATTAACGAAGTACAAAATCATTTGAACGCTGCGATTGAGAATACAATTGCTGGTATAAGATACTTTAGAGTACAACCTGATGGACCAAAACTTAAAGAAATAAGTGAAAGGAATCCTCTTGTCCCTAG atattttactGACTACGGAGCTCCTCAAACGTTGAGCGAGAGGGAAACAACAATGTATTCGGATGCGGGATGTTACCTTATGGTTCATAATGGATGGGTAATGAACGGTGATCCTCTGAAGAATTTTGCAGATCCAGATTCCAATGTTTATATAAGAAGAGAATTAATTGCTTGGGGTGATAGCGTAAAATTAAG gTATGGAGACAAACCAGAAGATTGTCCATTCTTATGGCAACACATGACTTCTTATGTTGAACAAACAGCTAAAATATTCGATGGTATCCGTTTGGACAATTGTCATTCAACACCTATCCCGGTCGCAGAG TACATGCTTGATGTTGCCCGCCGAGTCCGTCCAGATTTATACGTTGTCGCAGAACTCTTCACTAATTCTGATCAAAAggataatatatttgtaaatcgTCTTGGTATCACTTCTTTAATTCGGG AAGCGATGTCTGCATGGGACAGCCACGAGGAAGGTCGATTGGTCTACAGATATGGAGGTGAACCAGTCGGAGCGTTTATGCAACCACGTAAACGACCCTTGGTACCGAGCATAGCACATGCACTTTTCCTGGACCTGACTCATGATAATCCTAGCCCCGCAGAGAAGCGTAGCATATTTGATTTACTTCCAAGTGCTGCACTTGTGTCGATGGCCGCATGTGCCAGTGGCAGTAATCGTGGATACGATGAACTAATTCCTCATCAT ATACACGTGGTGGACGAAACAAGACAATACGCTTCTTGGACAGACGATGAAGATTTGATAGATGGTGTTGGGCTGGTAGGTCTAAAAACAGGCATAATTGCAGGGAAGAAAGCGTTGAACGAGTTACATTATAATCTGGGTCAACAGAAATTTTCTCAG GTTTTCGTTGACCAAATGGACAGTGACATAGTAGCTGTAACAAGACACTCTCCAACAACCCACGATAGCGTAGTTCTCGTTGCCTTCACAGCATTCAAACATCCAGATCCCAATGCTAATGATTTGAGAAGACATGTAAAGCCGTTGCGTGTGGAAGGTGTGGTAGAAGAGATCATTTTAGAAGCATCTTTGTCTCATGTAGGAGTAAA GAATGGAACTTCACCTTTCCATTATCCGGAAAAATATACGCAAGACGAAACGTATATAAACGGTCTGTCTGAGTATGTTTTAAGTCTCAAAGAACACATACAAATCTGTGATTCAGAAGCATTGGAGAAAGTTGATTCTGGAGATCCTAAGATCACTCAGCTGAACTTCGTAAATTTCCAACCAGGCTCTATTATTGCTATTCG agTATCACTTCATGCGAACATAAAGCCTGCTCTTGCAAAATTGCACAACACCATCTCAATAATAACATCATCGAAGAGTTCTGATTTACGTGTTCTAGCGTCTCGTATGGACTTGGTAGATTTGAATAAGGCTTTGTATAGATGTGATCAAGAAGAACGTGATGAAACTTCAAACAGATTTGGCGTGTATGATATCCCTGGATACGGTCCTCTTGTCTACGCAGGGCTACAAG gCATCATTTCTCTATTAGCGGATATCCGTCCAAACAATGATTTGGGTCATCCAATGTGCATTAATCTGAGACAGGGTAATTGGTTAATCG ACTACACGTGGCAACGGCTAAAGGAAGATGATGGAACCAGATCCCTTGGGGAATGGTTGGAAGAAGCTACTGAGCCATTCAAATTGATACCTCGTTATTTAGTACCTAGTTACTTCGATGTCATAATCGTGAACGTTTATATGATTCTCCTTGAACAATGCTACAGTTTAATGTCaag CTTCGTGAAAGATGGGTCTACTTTCATTAAGATGTTGTCCCTGATTTCAATACAAATGGCAGCAGTAGTAAAATCCGCTCCGTTACCAGACTTGTCACCCAATTTAGATTCTCCTAAACcaacaattaaacaatataacgGAGAAAGTGAACAACTGTGCATGACATTGTCCGCTGGCTTGCCGCACTTTACAACCGGTTACATGAGAAATTGGGGAAGAGACACATTCATTTCTTTAAGAGGGTTACTCATACTAACAGGAAGACATGTAGAAGCAAGATTTATCATTCTTGGTTATGCAGGAACTTTACGACATGGTCTGATCCCTAATCTACTTGACAAAGGAAAGAATGCCAG ATACAATTGTCGAGATTCTCTGTGGTGGTGGCTATACACGATTCAGTGTTACATACAAGAAGTACCGAatggtttgaaaattttaactgATAAAGTTTCCAGATTGTTCCCAACTGACGATTCACCAGCATTGCCTGCAGGACAAGTA GATCAACCATTGCACGACATTATCCAAGAGGCTCTGTCAACACACTTCCAAGGACTTTGCTTCAGGGAAAGAAATGCCGGAAGACAAATTGACGAGCAAATGACCGACCGTGGTTTTAATAATCAAATTGGAGTGCATCCAGAGACTGGATTCATATTTGGAGGAAATGACGCTAACTGTGGTACTTGGATGGACAAAATGGGATCTTCTGAGAAAGCTGGCAATAAAGGGAAACCTGCTACACCAAGAGATGGTTCAGCTGTAGAGATAGTGGGACTCAGCAAGAGTATTCTGAGTTTCTTGGCTGAATTGTACAAACAAAACCTTTTCCCTTACGGCAGCGTGCAAAGAAAGAACCGCGATG GATCTGTCGTAACCTGGAGCTACAAGCAATGGGCGgacaaaatttcattgaactttgaaaaatacttttatGTCAATGAAACCCCAACTGAAAACGAATTAAAGCCAGAGCTAATCCATCGCCGTGGGATTTTTAAAGATAGCCATGGTGCGACACAAGCATGGGCTGATTATCAGTTGCGACCTAACTTCCCCATCGCTATGGTAGTT GCTCCAGAATTATTCAACCCGCAACACGCATGGACGGCATTAAAGAAAGTTGAAGAAATTTTGTTAGGTCCACTTGGAATGAAGACATTAGATCCTGCTGACTGGGCTTACAATGGATATTATGATAACTCTAACGATAGTGGTGACACTAAGTTGGCCCATGGTTGGAATTACCATCAAGGCCCT GAATGGGTCTGGCCTATGGGGTATTTCCTTCGAGCTCGATTATACTTTGCCCCATTAGTTGGTGGAAAAGAAGAATTGCTGCGTACGATTGAGTCAACCGAAACTATTCTCTCTCGACACTTCATAGAAGCTTCCACGAATCACTGGAGAGGCCTTCCTGAATTGACTAACAAAGATGGCGAATATTGCAAAGACAGCTGCAGAACTCAAGCTTGGAGCGCTTCTGCTATACTAGAG GTTCTTTACGACTTAGATAAAACAAAACGGGAGTTACGTTCCGAAGAAGTTGAAAGAGCTAATTGA
- the LOC116435132 gene encoding glycogen debranching enzyme isoform X3, translating to MAITENMTEHTSSSQSLDSEQIRVLTLNNGEHLDGILYRLKKGWRVEFRLGASLLGKTLDLFINHPLEKNQKFERHTYYPLEWSNETASICLSLAGSFHYYLTDPNSEGVKPIASGYLLVDPELKIGELGETLPLDCIQCQTVLAKCLGPFSTWEDKLLVARNSGYNVVHFTPIQELGFSKSSYSLSDQLKLNPSFNDDDKLVTFDDIEELTNKMRNEWNMLSICDIVLNHTANESPFLVSHPECTYNCLNSPHLRPAYILDATLFELTVQVAAGEWEFKGIPSVVETEEHLNSIRHALHTYFLPLVKIQELYIVDINETIAEFLNLARNQMPQDITEPILEDIKVIRDPKFRRLKATINMQLALQKYNVYRADCFDEETRLKRCAEDLRKKLQELNDVIINEVQNHLNAAIENTIAGIRYFRVQPDGPKLKEISERNPLVPRYFTDYGAPQTLSERETTMYSDAGCYLMVHNGWVMNGDPLKNFADPDSNVYIRRELIAWGDSVKLRYGDKPEDCPFLWQHMTSYVEQTAKIFDGIRLDNCHSTPIPVAEYMLDVARRVRPDLYVVAELFTNSDQKDNIFVNRLGITSLIREAMSAWDSHEEGRLVYRYGGEPVGAFMQPRKRPLVPSIAHALFLDLTHDNPSPAEKRSIFDLLPSAALVSMAACASGSNRGYDELIPHHIHVVDETRQYASWTDDEDLIDGVGLVGLKTGIIAGKKALNELHYNLGQQKFSQVFVDQMDSDIVAVTRHSPTTHDSVVLVAFTAFKHPDPNANDLRRHVKPLRVEGVVEEIILEASLSHVGVKNGTSPFHYPEKYTQDETYINGLSEYVLSLKEHIQICDSEALEKVDSGDPKITQLNFVNFQPGSIIAIRVSLHANIKPALAKLHNTISIITSSKSSDLRVLASRMDLVDLNKALYRCDQEERDETSNRFGVYDIPGYGPLVYAGLQGIISLLADIRPNNDLGHPMCINLRQGNWLIDYTWQRLKEDDGTRSLGEWLEEATEPFKLIPRYLVPSYFDVIIVNVYMILLEQCYSLMSSFVKDGSTFIKMLSLISIQMAAVVKSAPLPDLSPNLDSPKPTIKQYNGESEQLCMTLSAGLPHFTTGYMRNWGRDTFISLRGLLILTGRHVEARFIILGYAGTLRHGLIPNLLDKGKNARYNCRDSLWWWLYTIQCYIQEVPNGLKILTDKVSRLFPTDDSPALPAGQVDQPLHDIIQEALSTHFQGLCFRERNAGRQIDEQMTDRGFNNQIGVHPETGFIFGGNDANCGTWMDKMGSSEKAGNKGKPATPRDGSAVEIVGLSKSILSFLAELYKQNLFPYGSVQRKNRDGSVVTWSYKQWADKISLNFEKYFYVNETPTENELKPELIHRRGIFKDSHGATQAWADYQLRPNFPIAMVVAPELFNPQHAWTALKKVEEILLGPLGMKTLDPADWAYNGYYDNSNDSGDTKLAHGWNYHQGPEWVWPMGYFLRARLYFAPLVGGKEELLRTIESTETILSRHFIEASTNHWRGLPELTNKDGEYCKDSCRTQAWSASAILEVLYDLDKTKRELRSEEVERAN from the exons ATG GCAATAACCGAGAATATGACAGAACATACGTCATCGTCTCAAAGTTTGGACTCTGAACAGATAAGAGTCTTAACTTTAAATAATGGAGAACATCTTGATGGTATACTATATAGATTAAAGAAAG GATGGAGAGTGGAATTTCGATTAGGCGCTTCTTTGCTTGGGAAGACACTTGATCTATTTATAAATCATCCTTTggagaaaaatcaaaaatttgaGAGACATACATATTACCCATTAGAATGGTCAAATGAGACAGCTAGTATATGTTTATCTTTAGCTGGTTCATTTCATTATTACCTTACAGATCCTAA TTCCGAAGGTGTAAAACCAATTGCTTCTGGATACTTGCTAGTTGATCCAGAACTTAAAATTGGAGAACTTGGAGAGACCCTACCATTAGATTGTATTCAGTGTCAAACTGTTTTGGCCAAATGTTTAGGACCTTTTTCCACATGGGAAGATAAGCTTTTAGTAGCTCGGAATTCTGGATACAATGTAGTCCACTTTACACCTATTCAG GAATTGGGGTTCTCTAAATCATCTTATAGTCTTAgcgatcaattaaaattaaatcctTCCTTTAACGATGACGATAAACTAGTTACATTCGACGATATTGAAGAACTCACGAATAAAATGCGTAATGAATGGAAC ATGTTAAGTATATGTGATATCGTGCTGAATCACACAGCCAACGAAAGTCCTTTCTTAGTATCCCATCCGGAATGTAcatataattgtttaaatagTCCTCATTTGCGTCCTGCATACATTTTGGATGCGACATTATTTGAATTGACAGTGCAAGTAGCTGCTGGGGAATGGGAATTTAAGGGTATTCCTTCAGTAGTCGAAACTGAAGAACACCTAAAC tCAATTCGTCATGCACTTCATACATATTTTCTACCTCTTGTGAAAATACAAGAATTATATATAGTAGACATTAATGAAACTATTGCTGAATTTTTAAACTTGGCACGAAATCAGATGCCTCAAGACATTACTGAACCGATATTGGAAGACATCAAAGTGATAAGAGACCCAAAATTCCGTAGATTAAAGGCAACTATAAATATGCAACTAGCATtacaaaaatacaatgtatacag AGCTGACTGTTTTGATGAAGAAACTCGTCTAAAACGTTGCGCAGAAGATTTAAGGAAAAAGTTACAGGAACTGAACGACGTAATCATTAACGAAGTACAAAATCATTTGAACGCTGCGATTGAGAATACAATTGCTGGTATAAGATACTTTAGAGTACAACCTGATGGACCAAAACTTAAAGAAATAAGTGAAAGGAATCCTCTTGTCCCTAG atattttactGACTACGGAGCTCCTCAAACGTTGAGCGAGAGGGAAACAACAATGTATTCGGATGCGGGATGTTACCTTATGGTTCATAATGGATGGGTAATGAACGGTGATCCTCTGAAGAATTTTGCAGATCCAGATTCCAATGTTTATATAAGAAGAGAATTAATTGCTTGGGGTGATAGCGTAAAATTAAG gTATGGAGACAAACCAGAAGATTGTCCATTCTTATGGCAACACATGACTTCTTATGTTGAACAAACAGCTAAAATATTCGATGGTATCCGTTTGGACAATTGTCATTCAACACCTATCCCGGTCGCAGAG TACATGCTTGATGTTGCCCGCCGAGTCCGTCCAGATTTATACGTTGTCGCAGAACTCTTCACTAATTCTGATCAAAAggataatatatttgtaaatcgTCTTGGTATCACTTCTTTAATTCGGG AAGCGATGTCTGCATGGGACAGCCACGAGGAAGGTCGATTGGTCTACAGATATGGAGGTGAACCAGTCGGAGCGTTTATGCAACCACGTAAACGACCCTTGGTACCGAGCATAGCACATGCACTTTTCCTGGACCTGACTCATGATAATCCTAGCCCCGCAGAGAAGCGTAGCATATTTGATTTACTTCCAAGTGCTGCACTTGTGTCGATGGCCGCATGTGCCAGTGGCAGTAATCGTGGATACGATGAACTAATTCCTCATCAT ATACACGTGGTGGACGAAACAAGACAATACGCTTCTTGGACAGACGATGAAGATTTGATAGATGGTGTTGGGCTGGTAGGTCTAAAAACAGGCATAATTGCAGGGAAGAAAGCGTTGAACGAGTTACATTATAATCTGGGTCAACAGAAATTTTCTCAG GTTTTCGTTGACCAAATGGACAGTGACATAGTAGCTGTAACAAGACACTCTCCAACAACCCACGATAGCGTAGTTCTCGTTGCCTTCACAGCATTCAAACATCCAGATCCCAATGCTAATGATTTGAGAAGACATGTAAAGCCGTTGCGTGTGGAAGGTGTGGTAGAAGAGATCATTTTAGAAGCATCTTTGTCTCATGTAGGAGTAAA GAATGGAACTTCACCTTTCCATTATCCGGAAAAATATACGCAAGACGAAACGTATATAAACGGTCTGTCTGAGTATGTTTTAAGTCTCAAAGAACACATACAAATCTGTGATTCAGAAGCATTGGAGAAAGTTGATTCTGGAGATCCTAAGATCACTCAGCTGAACTTCGTAAATTTCCAACCAGGCTCTATTATTGCTATTCG agTATCACTTCATGCGAACATAAAGCCTGCTCTTGCAAAATTGCACAACACCATCTCAATAATAACATCATCGAAGAGTTCTGATTTACGTGTTCTAGCGTCTCGTATGGACTTGGTAGATTTGAATAAGGCTTTGTATAGATGTGATCAAGAAGAACGTGATGAAACTTCAAACAGATTTGGCGTGTATGATATCCCTGGATACGGTCCTCTTGTCTACGCAGGGCTACAAG gCATCATTTCTCTATTAGCGGATATCCGTCCAAACAATGATTTGGGTCATCCAATGTGCATTAATCTGAGACAGGGTAATTGGTTAATCG ACTACACGTGGCAACGGCTAAAGGAAGATGATGGAACCAGATCCCTTGGGGAATGGTTGGAAGAAGCTACTGAGCCATTCAAATTGATACCTCGTTATTTAGTACCTAGTTACTTCGATGTCATAATCGTGAACGTTTATATGATTCTCCTTGAACAATGCTACAGTTTAATGTCaag CTTCGTGAAAGATGGGTCTACTTTCATTAAGATGTTGTCCCTGATTTCAATACAAATGGCAGCAGTAGTAAAATCCGCTCCGTTACCAGACTTGTCACCCAATTTAGATTCTCCTAAACcaacaattaaacaatataacgGAGAAAGTGAACAACTGTGCATGACATTGTCCGCTGGCTTGCCGCACTTTACAACCGGTTACATGAGAAATTGGGGAAGAGACACATTCATTTCTTTAAGAGGGTTACTCATACTAACAGGAAGACATGTAGAAGCAAGATTTATCATTCTTGGTTATGCAGGAACTTTACGACATGGTCTGATCCCTAATCTACTTGACAAAGGAAAGAATGCCAG ATACAATTGTCGAGATTCTCTGTGGTGGTGGCTATACACGATTCAGTGTTACATACAAGAAGTACCGAatggtttgaaaattttaactgATAAAGTTTCCAGATTGTTCCCAACTGACGATTCACCAGCATTGCCTGCAGGACAAGTA GATCAACCATTGCACGACATTATCCAAGAGGCTCTGTCAACACACTTCCAAGGACTTTGCTTCAGGGAAAGAAATGCCGGAAGACAAATTGACGAGCAAATGACCGACCGTGGTTTTAATAATCAAATTGGAGTGCATCCAGAGACTGGATTCATATTTGGAGGAAATGACGCTAACTGTGGTACTTGGATGGACAAAATGGGATCTTCTGAGAAAGCTGGCAATAAAGGGAAACCTGCTACACCAAGAGATGGTTCAGCTGTAGAGATAGTGGGACTCAGCAAGAGTATTCTGAGTTTCTTGGCTGAATTGTACAAACAAAACCTTTTCCCTTACGGCAGCGTGCAAAGAAAGAACCGCGATG GATCTGTCGTAACCTGGAGCTACAAGCAATGGGCGgacaaaatttcattgaactttgaaaaatacttttatGTCAATGAAACCCCAACTGAAAACGAATTAAAGCCAGAGCTAATCCATCGCCGTGGGATTTTTAAAGATAGCCATGGTGCGACACAAGCATGGGCTGATTATCAGTTGCGACCTAACTTCCCCATCGCTATGGTAGTT GCTCCAGAATTATTCAACCCGCAACACGCATGGACGGCATTAAAGAAAGTTGAAGAAATTTTGTTAGGTCCACTTGGAATGAAGACATTAGATCCTGCTGACTGGGCTTACAATGGATATTATGATAACTCTAACGATAGTGGTGACACTAAGTTGGCCCATGGTTGGAATTACCATCAAGGCCCT GAATGGGTCTGGCCTATGGGGTATTTCCTTCGAGCTCGATTATACTTTGCCCCATTAGTTGGTGGAAAAGAAGAATTGCTGCGTACGATTGAGTCAACCGAAACTATTCTCTCTCGACACTTCATAGAAGCTTCCACGAATCACTGGAGAGGCCTTCCTGAATTGACTAACAAAGATGGCGAATATTGCAAAGACAGCTGCAGAACTCAAGCTTGGAGCGCTTCTGCTATACTAGAG GTTCTTTACGACTTAGATAAAACAAAACGGGAGTTACGTTCCGAAGAAGTTGAAAGAGCTAATTGA